One part of the Lapillicoccus jejuensis genome encodes these proteins:
- a CDS encoding amino acid ABC transporter permease, whose translation MSTSTSTDRSAAPPPGAGWTPSPVERERAAYRSARARRSLLASTGSTVVVLVVAAVLLVTSPGWPRVRDTWFSWDKAVESFPAVLDGLWLNIRLMVVCAVAIVVLGLTLAVLRTLRGAVFAPLRIFATVYVDLFRGLPLLLVLLLLGFGAPALDLTGLPTSVLFWGATSLVLSYSAYVAEVFRAGIETVHPSQRAAARALGLTYAQSLRFVVLPQAVRRVVPALMNDLVSLQKDSGLVSVLGITDAIRAAQISTAEDFNYTPYVVAGVVFVALTIPMARVADRVSRRRGQGPVGGHL comes from the coding sequence GTGAGCACGAGCACCTCCACCGACCGCTCCGCCGCTCCCCCGCCCGGAGCGGGCTGGACCCCGTCGCCGGTGGAGCGGGAGCGGGCGGCGTACCGGTCCGCGCGGGCCCGGCGCTCCCTCCTCGCCTCGACGGGCAGCACGGTCGTCGTGCTCGTCGTCGCCGCCGTGCTGCTCGTCACCTCCCCCGGGTGGCCCCGGGTGCGCGACACGTGGTTCTCCTGGGACAAGGCCGTGGAGTCCTTCCCCGCCGTCCTCGACGGGCTGTGGCTCAACATCCGGCTCATGGTCGTCTGCGCGGTCGCCATCGTCGTCCTCGGCCTGACCCTCGCCGTCCTGCGGACCCTGCGCGGCGCGGTCTTCGCCCCGCTGCGGATCTTCGCGACGGTGTACGTCGACCTGTTCCGCGGCCTGCCCCTGCTGCTCGTCCTGCTCCTGCTCGGCTTCGGCGCCCCGGCGCTCGACCTCACCGGCCTGCCGACCTCCGTCCTCTTCTGGGGCGCGACCTCGCTCGTGCTGTCCTACTCCGCCTACGTCGCCGAGGTCTTCCGGGCCGGTATCGAGACCGTCCACCCCTCGCAGCGGGCGGCGGCGCGCGCCCTCGGCCTGACCTACGCCCAGTCGCTGCGCTTCGTCGTCCTGCCGCAGGCCGTGCGGCGGGTCGTCCCGGCCCTGATGAACGACCTGGTCTCCCTGCAGAAGGACTCGGGTCTCGTCTCGGTGCTCGGCATCACCGACGCGATCCGCGCGGCCCAGATCTCGACGGCCGAGGACTTCAACTACACCCCGTACGTCGTCGCCGGCGTCGTCTTCGTCGCCCTCACCATCCCCATGGCCCGGGTCGCCGACCGCGTCTCCCGGCGCCGGGGCCAGGGACCGGTCGGGGGGCACCTGTGA
- a CDS encoding amino acid ABC transporter ATP-binding protein: MTAVPVPVDPEPLAPPVLAVEHLRKAYGDLVVLADVDLEVRRGECVVLIGASGSGKSTLLRCVDLLEQVDDGVVRLEGQDVTDPRVDADAVRARLGIVFQGYNLFPHLSVLDNLTLAPVRVHKVARDEARDRALEALDRVGLREKAGARPDDLSGGQQQRVAIARALVTDPVVLLLDEVTSALDPELVGEVLDLLRELQADGTTMLVNTHEMGFARQVADRVCFLGAGRILEQGPAAQVIDDPQEEPTRRFLARLHG; this comes from the coding sequence GTGACCGCCGTCCCGGTGCCGGTGGATCCGGAGCCGCTCGCCCCGCCGGTCCTCGCCGTCGAGCACCTGCGCAAGGCGTACGGCGACCTCGTGGTCCTCGCCGACGTCGACCTCGAGGTCCGGCGCGGCGAGTGCGTCGTGCTCATCGGCGCCTCGGGGTCGGGCAAGTCGACCCTGCTGCGCTGCGTCGACCTGCTCGAGCAGGTCGACGACGGGGTGGTGCGGCTGGAGGGCCAGGACGTCACCGACCCGCGGGTCGACGCGGACGCGGTGCGGGCCCGGCTGGGGATCGTCTTCCAGGGCTACAACCTCTTCCCGCACCTCAGCGTCCTGGACAACCTCACCCTCGCCCCGGTGCGGGTGCACAAGGTGGCGCGCGACGAAGCCCGGGACCGGGCGCTCGAGGCGCTCGACCGGGTCGGTCTGCGCGAGAAGGCCGGGGCCCGTCCCGACGACCTGTCCGGGGGCCAGCAGCAGCGGGTGGCCATCGCGCGCGCCCTGGTCACCGACCCCGTCGTCCTGCTCCTCGACGAGGTCACCTCGGCGCTCGACCCCGAGCTGGTGGGGGAGGTCCTCGACCTGCTGCGCGAGCTCCAGGCCGACGGGACGACGATGCTCGTCAACACGCACGAGATGGGGTTCGCCCGTCAGGTCGCCGACCGGGTGTGCTTCCTCGGCGCCGGCCGGATCCTCGAGCAGGGCCCGGCCGCGCAGGTCATCGACGACCCGCAGGAGGAGCCGACCCGCCGCTTCCTCGCCCGGCTGCACGGCTGA
- a CDS encoding C40 family peptidase, translated as MTPTQRPAETDRLRPWRRRPHRLVCVGLVGLTALTGLAGVSPAAHADPSPVFPSQTQVDQAKAAAGAAAGQVAALDQQLAASRAMVAELAQGSADAMEAASGARLALARATAQARSAEAAARTAKAQADQAGLDLSRLAADVYASGGGGTGQLDVFFGDGGPQSVLDRAAGVEAVGAEQADLVDRAGEADHLAAAAQQAAAEARGRQATAAAAAQAAADRAQQAVATAQTQTARLQAQQTQVTARLAALQKTSVALEQQRQAGLAAAAERAREEANRRAAAAAAAAAARQAAAQAAQRAAAQRAAAQAATTARQQQQAQGGGSNGGSNGGSTSGSGGSSGGSGGSSGGSAPTPTPTPAPTPPPPPPPSSGGVSAVLAYARAQLGKPYVWGASGPGSFDCSGLTMMAWAQAGVSLTHYTGAQYAETARVPIGQLQPGDLVFYGTSGLDSHHVGLYIGGGMMIHAPNPSTVVKIASIYSMSDLVPYGGRP; from the coding sequence GTGACCCCCACCCAGCGCCCTGCGGAGACCGACCGGCTCCGACCCTGGCGGCGGCGTCCCCACCGCCTCGTCTGCGTGGGCCTGGTCGGCCTCACGGCGCTCACCGGCCTCGCCGGGGTCTCCCCGGCCGCGCACGCGGACCCCTCGCCCGTCTTCCCCTCGCAGACCCAGGTCGACCAGGCCAAGGCCGCCGCCGGTGCCGCCGCCGGCCAGGTCGCCGCGCTCGACCAGCAGCTCGCGGCCTCCCGCGCGATGGTCGCCGAGCTCGCGCAGGGCTCCGCCGACGCGATGGAGGCGGCGAGCGGGGCCCGGCTCGCCCTCGCCCGGGCGACCGCCCAGGCGCGGTCGGCCGAGGCGGCCGCCCGCACGGCCAAGGCGCAGGCCGACCAGGCCGGTCTCGACCTGTCCCGGCTCGCCGCGGACGTCTACGCCTCCGGCGGCGGCGGCACGGGCCAGCTCGACGTCTTCTTCGGCGACGGCGGCCCGCAGAGCGTCCTCGACCGCGCCGCCGGCGTGGAGGCCGTGGGGGCCGAGCAGGCCGACCTCGTCGACCGGGCGGGAGAGGCCGACCACCTCGCCGCCGCCGCTCAGCAGGCCGCCGCCGAGGCCCGGGGTCGGCAGGCCACCGCGGCCGCGGCCGCCCAGGCCGCCGCCGACCGGGCCCAGCAGGCCGTCGCCACCGCGCAGACGCAGACCGCCCGCCTGCAGGCCCAGCAGACCCAGGTGACGGCCCGGCTCGCCGCCCTGCAGAAGACGTCGGTGGCGCTGGAGCAGCAGCGTCAGGCCGGGCTCGCCGCCGCGGCCGAGCGCGCCCGCGAGGAGGCCAACCGGCGCGCCGCGGCCGCCGCCGCCGCCGCGGCCGCTCGGCAGGCCGCCGCGCAGGCCGCGCAGCGGGCCGCCGCCCAGCGCGCCGCCGCGCAGGCCGCGACGACCGCGCGCCAGCAGCAGCAGGCCCAGGGCGGCGGCTCGAACGGCGGCTCGAACGGCGGCTCGACCAGCGGCTCGGGCGGGTCCTCGGGCGGCTCGGGCGGCTCCTCGGGCGGCTCGGCCCCCACCCCGACGCCCACGCCGGCCCCCACGCCGCCCCCGCCGCCGCCGCCGTCCAGCGGCGGGGTCTCGGCCGTCCTCGCCTACGCGCGGGCGCAGCTCGGCAAGCCCTACGTGTGGGGGGCTTCGGGTCCGGGCTCGTTCGACTGCTCCGGGCTGACGATGATGGCCTGGGCCCAGGCGGGCGTCAGCCTCACCCACTACACCGGCGCGCAGTACGCGGAGACGGCGCGCGTGCCGATCGGCCAGCTCCAGCCGGGCGACCTCGTCTTCTACGGCACGAGCGGCCTCGACAGCCACCACGTGGGGCTCTACATCGGGGGCGGGATGATGATCCACGCGCCGAACCCCAGCACGGTCGTGAAGATCGCCTCGATCTACTCGATGTCCGACCTCGTGCCGTACGGCGGTCGTCCCTGA
- a CDS encoding serine/threonine-protein kinase — MRRLGRYRLLERLGTGAFATVWLARDDDLEVSVALKVLADNWSGDAGVRERFLAEARLLRRIDDPRVVRVHDIGTVPDGDQPYFVMDLADGGTLADVVEQAATRPDAGRAVALAGEVARAVQVLHDHGVVHRDVKPSNLLIARGADGRPRVVVADLGMAKSLAEASGLTLTAGTPAWMAPEQVRGGGFDARADVYAVAAVTYALLTGRPPFEHASVRDVALRTDPPAAVALSVGLPAEVDGLLASALDPDPARRPASAAAFARLLDRAAAGESVQERRPARPATPAAPPGRWPARLVALWALAAFLVALALTYGALATR, encoded by the coding sequence ATGAGACGCCTGGGACGCTACCGCCTGCTCGAGCGGCTCGGCACCGGGGCCTTCGCCACCGTGTGGCTGGCCCGCGACGACGACCTCGAGGTGTCGGTCGCGCTCAAGGTGCTCGCCGACAACTGGTCCGGTGACGCCGGCGTGCGCGAGCGCTTCCTGGCCGAGGCCCGGCTGCTGCGCCGCATCGACGACCCGCGCGTGGTCCGGGTGCACGACATCGGCACGGTGCCCGACGGCGACCAGCCCTACTTCGTCATGGACCTCGCCGACGGGGGCACCCTGGCCGACGTCGTCGAGCAGGCGGCGACGCGTCCCGACGCCGGGCGGGCCGTCGCCCTCGCGGGGGAGGTCGCCCGGGCCGTCCAGGTGCTGCACGACCACGGCGTCGTGCACCGCGACGTCAAGCCGTCCAACCTGCTCATCGCCCGCGGGGCGGACGGGAGGCCGCGCGTCGTCGTCGCCGACCTCGGGATGGCCAAGTCGCTGGCCGAGGCGTCCGGGCTCACCCTCACCGCCGGGACGCCCGCGTGGATGGCGCCCGAGCAGGTGCGCGGCGGCGGCTTCGACGCCCGAGCGGACGTCTACGCCGTCGCCGCCGTGACCTACGCGCTGCTGACCGGGCGACCCCCCTTCGAGCACGCGTCGGTCCGCGACGTCGCGCTGCGGACCGACCCCCCGGCGGCGGTCGCCCTGTCCGTCGGGCTGCCGGCGGAGGTGGACGGGCTGCTCGCCTCCGCCCTCGACCCGGACCCCGCGCGGCGGCCCGCCAGCGCCGCCGCCTTCGCCCGGCTGCTCGACCGGGCGGCGGCGGGGGAGTCGGTGCAGGAGCGCCGCCCGGCGCGACCCGCCACCCCCGCGGCCCCACCGGGGCGGTGGCCGGCCCGGCTGGTCGCGCTGTGGGCCCTGGCCGCCTTCCTCGTCGCCCTCGCCCTGACGTACGGCGCCCTCGCCACCCGCTGA
- a CDS encoding RNA polymerase sigma factor yields the protein MDDHDDLLPLVERARDGDRDAQHELLTRLQPLVMRRCARILPHRADAEEAAQDALLAVATKLHTWSGSGSFLGWVTVVAANSARSTYRSLCRRSETTVEYLPERPDPRTTSVIAGSRLDLLDAVEQLEAERPVLVEAFVLRDLGTLSYDEIAEQLGVPLGTVKARIHDARAFVRDRLLGVG from the coding sequence ATGGACGACCACGACGACCTGCTGCCGCTCGTCGAGCGCGCCCGCGACGGCGACCGGGACGCCCAGCACGAGCTGCTGACCCGGCTGCAGCCGCTCGTCATGCGGCGCTGCGCGCGGATCCTGCCGCACCGGGCCGACGCCGAGGAGGCCGCGCAGGACGCGCTGCTCGCGGTCGCCACCAAGCTGCACACCTGGTCCGGGTCCGGCTCCTTCCTCGGCTGGGTGACCGTCGTCGCCGCCAACAGCGCCCGCTCGACGTACCGGTCGCTGTGCCGCCGCTCCGAGACGACGGTGGAGTACCTGCCCGAGCGCCCCGACCCGCGCACGACGAGCGTCATCGCCGGGTCGCGGCTGGACCTCCTCGACGCCGTCGAGCAGCTCGAGGCGGAGCGCCCGGTCCTGGTCGAGGCCTTCGTGCTGCGCGACCTCGGCACCCTGTCGTACGACGAGATCGCCGAGCAGCTCGGCGTGCCGCTGGGCACGGTCAAGGCGCGGATCCACGACGCCCGGGCCTTCGTGCGAGACCGTCTGCTCGGTGTGGGCTGA
- a CDS encoding NAD-dependent malic enzyme — MPEVSTDESQPDVQPDVQHDAEATTRSHTIQRARATTGSYSITVRLHTGTDPAVVGQLATAVSDAGGITTALDIVESRHDRLVVDLTCSASNGDHANEVVEALRHVSGVTVHKVSDRTFLLHLGGKISVEPTVALRTRDDLSMAYTPGVGRISMAIAEHPEDVRRLTVKGNSVAVVTDGSAVLGLGNIGPAAAMPVMEGKAALFKRFAGIDAWPICLATQDVDEIVRTVELIAPGFGGINLEDIAAPRCFEVEAKLRERLDIPVFHDDQHGTAIVVLAALRNALRCIDRRLEDARIAVSGAGAAGSAIVSLLLSAGARDVVVWDKEGILHRDDETLPPAKRELAGRTNPRGVRGDLHDAVTGADVFIGVSAPDVLAPAWIEDMAPKRIVFALANPDPEVDIAEASRRATVVASGRSDYPNQINNVLAFPGVFRGLLDARATQVTTEMLIRAADAIASVVGDDQLNPNYIIPSVFDPDIAKTVARAIAGPQAEDPATGRMNALPTA, encoded by the coding sequence ATGCCTGAGGTGAGCACGGACGAGAGCCAGCCCGACGTCCAGCCCGACGTCCAGCACGACGCGGAGGCGACCACCCGGTCGCACACGATCCAGCGGGCTCGGGCGACGACCGGGTCCTACTCGATCACCGTGCGCCTGCACACCGGCACCGACCCGGCGGTCGTGGGGCAGCTCGCGACCGCGGTGTCGGACGCCGGCGGCATCACGACCGCGCTCGACATCGTCGAGTCGCGCCACGACCGGCTCGTCGTCGACCTCACCTGCTCGGCCTCCAACGGCGACCACGCGAACGAGGTCGTCGAGGCGCTGCGGCACGTCTCGGGCGTCACGGTGCACAAGGTCTCCGACCGGACCTTCCTGCTCCACCTCGGCGGCAAGATCAGCGTCGAGCCGACCGTCGCGCTGCGCACCCGCGACGACCTGTCGATGGCCTACACGCCCGGCGTCGGCCGGATCAGCATGGCCATCGCCGAGCACCCCGAGGACGTGCGGCGCCTCACCGTCAAGGGCAACAGCGTCGCCGTCGTCACCGACGGCAGCGCCGTCCTCGGCCTGGGCAACATCGGCCCGGCCGCCGCGATGCCGGTGATGGAGGGCAAGGCGGCGCTCTTCAAGCGGTTCGCCGGGATCGACGCCTGGCCGATCTGCCTGGCGACGCAGGACGTCGACGAGATCGTGCGCACCGTCGAGCTCATCGCCCCCGGCTTCGGCGGGATCAACCTCGAGGACATCGCCGCCCCGCGCTGCTTCGAGGTCGAGGCCAAGCTGCGCGAGCGGCTCGACATCCCCGTCTTCCACGACGACCAGCACGGCACCGCCATCGTCGTCCTGGCCGCGCTGCGCAACGCCCTGCGCTGCATCGACCGGCGCCTGGAGGACGCGCGGATCGCGGTCTCGGGGGCGGGCGCCGCCGGCTCGGCGATCGTCTCCCTCCTGCTCTCGGCGGGGGCCCGTGACGTCGTCGTGTGGGACAAGGAGGGGATCCTGCACCGCGACGACGAGACGCTGCCCCCGGCCAAGCGCGAGCTGGCCGGCCGCACCAACCCGCGCGGCGTGCGCGGCGACCTGCACGACGCCGTGACCGGCGCCGACGTCTTCATCGGGGTGAGCGCCCCCGACGTCCTCGCCCCGGCCTGGATCGAGGACATGGCGCCCAAGCGGATCGTCTTCGCCCTGGCCAACCCCGACCCCGAGGTCGACATCGCCGAGGCCAGCCGCCGCGCGACGGTCGTCGCGTCCGGCCGCTCGGACTACCCGAACCAGATCAACAACGTCCTGGCCTTCCCCGGCGTCTTCCGCGGGCTGCTCGACGCCCGGGCCACCCAGGTGACGACGGAGATGCTCATCCGCGCGGCGGACGCCATCGCCTCGGTCGTCGGCGACGACCAGCTCAACCCGAACTACATCATCCCCAGCGTCTTCGACCCGGACATCGCCAAGACGGTGGCGCGGGCCATCGCCGGCCCGCAGGCCGAGGACCCGGCCACCGGCCGGATGAACGCGCTCCCGACGGCCTGA
- a CDS encoding N-acetylglucosamine kinase, translating to MTERNEAPPGAGDEPLVLGLDVGGTSVRCLVATTGGRRLGTGAAPGANPNAVGMATALAHVGSAVTAALSGLDPARVAAAVMGAAGFAAHADLGEDFGRVWDATGLRVRPRLVGDALVGFCAGTPARDGTIVLGGTGSGAVEVRDLREGLVRDAAGWLLGDDGSGQWVGREAVRHAIRPGPAPQDPLAVAVRRALLGRPDGDRQDLVRTVYAGSPLLLSTLAPVVVGLARDGDPDAVRVLVDAARLLQRSVASVRRAGDTTPVVLVGGLFSSEVLLGALTARLRRAWPDAPVLRGGSGAGGAAWLAVHDLAAQGWAGPTGPTLHAALTRLPLVVDAGRRTDE from the coding sequence GTGACGGAGCGCAACGAGGCGCCCCCCGGCGCCGGGGACGAGCCGCTCGTCCTCGGCCTCGACGTCGGCGGGACCAGCGTGCGCTGCCTCGTCGCCACGACCGGCGGCCGGCGGCTGGGGACCGGGGCCGCGCCCGGCGCCAACCCCAACGCGGTCGGCATGGCCACCGCGCTCGCGCACGTCGGCTCCGCGGTGACCGCCGCGCTCTCCGGCCTCGACCCGGCCCGGGTGGCCGCCGCGGTGATGGGCGCCGCGGGCTTCGCCGCGCACGCCGACCTCGGCGAGGACTTCGGCCGGGTGTGGGACGCGACCGGCCTGAGGGTGCGGCCCCGCCTCGTCGGCGACGCCCTCGTCGGCTTCTGCGCCGGCACCCCCGCCCGCGACGGCACCATCGTGCTCGGCGGGACCGGTTCGGGCGCCGTCGAGGTCCGCGACCTGCGGGAGGGGCTCGTGCGCGACGCCGCGGGGTGGCTGCTCGGCGACGACGGGTCCGGCCAGTGGGTCGGGCGCGAGGCCGTCCGGCACGCGATCCGGCCCGGCCCGGCGCCGCAGGACCCGCTCGCCGTCGCCGTGCGGCGGGCCCTGCTCGGTCGCCCCGACGGGGACCGGCAGGACCTCGTCCGGACGGTGTACGCCGGCTCGCCGCTCCTGCTCTCCACGCTCGCGCCGGTCGTCGTCGGCCTGGCCCGGGACGGCGACCCGGACGCGGTGCGCGTCCTCGTCGACGCCGCCCGGCTGCTGCAGCGCTCGGTCGCGTCCGTACGACGCGCCGGTGACACCACCCCGGTCGTGCTCGTCGGCGGGCTGTTCTCCTCCGAGGTGCTGCTCGGCGCGCTGACCGCCCGGCTGCGGCGGGCGTGGCCCGACGCCCCGGTGCTGCGCGGGGGCAGCGGGGCCGGGGGGGCGGCCTGGCTCGCCGTGCACGACCTGGCCGCGCAGGGGTGGGCGGGCCCAACCGGACCGACGCTGCACGCCGCGCTGACCCGGCTGCCGCTCGTGGTGGACGCCGGGCGCCGTACCGACGAGTAG
- a CDS encoding sugar isomerase domain-containing protein — translation MSTDPAPSTGTPSAPLPSAEAFAAAASAAVRDVAAAQRDGVARAAALVADCIAADGVLQAFGTGHSEAFAMEVAGRAGGFIPTNRLSLRDVALLDPEGKAVSNQFLERDPGTAEHIYAQAVGARPGDVFLIASNSGGNGSIVELARIVKDRGHPLVAVTSMQHTQGITSRHPSGRKLWELADVVLDNGAPYGDAVLPLPGGGAACGISSITAALLAQMVVADAIALLLERGVTPPVYLSANIPGGDEHNRGLEERYAGRLRRLL, via the coding sequence ATGAGCACAGACCCCGCCCCGTCCACGGGCACCCCGTCCGCACCGCTCCCGTCGGCGGAGGCCTTCGCCGCCGCCGCGTCGGCCGCGGTCCGCGACGTGGCCGCCGCCCAGCGCGACGGGGTGGCCCGGGCGGCCGCGCTCGTGGCCGACTGCATCGCCGCCGACGGCGTCCTGCAGGCCTTCGGCACCGGCCACTCGGAGGCCTTCGCCATGGAGGTCGCCGGGCGCGCCGGCGGGTTCATCCCGACCAACCGGCTCAGCCTGCGCGACGTCGCCCTCCTCGACCCCGAGGGCAAGGCGGTCTCCAACCAGTTCCTCGAGCGCGACCCCGGCACCGCCGAGCACATCTACGCGCAGGCCGTCGGCGCCCGCCCGGGCGACGTCTTCCTCATCGCCAGCAACTCCGGCGGCAACGGCAGCATCGTCGAGCTCGCGCGGATCGTGAAGGACCGCGGCCACCCGCTCGTCGCCGTCACCTCGATGCAGCACACGCAGGGCATCACCTCGCGCCACCCCAGCGGGCGCAAGCTCTGGGAGCTCGCCGACGTCGTCCTCGACAACGGGGCGCCGTACGGCGACGCGGTGCTGCCGCTGCCCGGCGGGGGAGCCGCCTGCGGCATCTCCTCGATCACGGCGGCGCTGCTCGCCCAGATGGTCGTCGCCGACGCCATCGCGCTGCTGCTGGAGCGCGGGGTGACCCCGCCGGTCTACCTCTCGGCGAACATCCCCGGCGGCGACGAGCACAACCGCGGGCTGGAGGAGCGGTACGCCGGCCGCCTGCGGCGGCTGCTCTGA